Proteins encoded by one window of Cyclobacteriaceae bacterium:
- a CDS encoding fumarylacetoacetate hydrolase family protein, whose product MRVYHTSSGILIEKDNIFFLHQEDWNTFINDDNLYAKLKQLTSASLSHSQAKDFIENSILPPIDQQELWACGVTYLRSKVGRQEESKTTGGGDFYARVYEAERPEVFFKSTAHRVVGHHDHVRIRKDSTWDVPEPELTLMVASSGKIIGYTIGNDMSSRSIEGENPLYLPQAKTYDGCAAIGPCIYVTDKPIDPTTTIHLNILRNQVNVFADSIAINQMKRSLEELASFVFRECSFPYGCLIMTGTGIVPPNDFTLQSGDEIRIKIDNIGTLINTVR is encoded by the coding sequence ATGAGAGTCTATCACACATCATCCGGAATACTCATCGAAAAAGATAATATTTTTTTTCTCCATCAGGAAGATTGGAACACGTTTATCAATGATGATAACCTGTATGCAAAACTCAAACAACTTACCTCAGCTTCGTTATCACATTCACAGGCTAAAGATTTTATAGAAAATTCGATTCTTCCTCCCATCGACCAACAAGAACTTTGGGCCTGTGGTGTAACGTACCTGCGCAGCAAAGTGGGACGGCAGGAAGAATCAAAAACCACCGGTGGTGGCGATTTCTATGCGCGGGTGTATGAAGCTGAACGTCCTGAAGTGTTTTTCAAGTCAACCGCACACCGGGTGGTGGGCCATCACGACCACGTAAGAATCAGAAAAGACTCTACCTGGGATGTTCCAGAACCAGAACTTACGCTAATGGTTGCGTCATCCGGAAAGATAATCGGATATACCATCGGCAACGACATGAGCAGTCGCAGCATTGAAGGTGAAAATCCACTGTATCTTCCACAAGCTAAAACATACGATGGTTGTGCCGCTATCGGGCCATGTATTTATGTTACAGATAAACCGATTGACCCCACAACTACAATCCATCTTAACATTCTCCGAAACCAGGTTAACGTTTTCGCTGATTCCATAGCCATAAATCAAATGAAACGCTCCTTGGAAGAACTGGCTTCGTTTGTATTCCGCGAATGTTCATTTCCTTATGGCTGCCTGATTATGACCGGCACCGGAATTGTGCCTCCCAAT